TTGTGACGAAACTTTTTTGTCTCCAAACTTTACCTATTTCTAAGACAAATAATGGTTCGTCGCTAATTAGGTACATCATTATTGACAAAATAATGTGTCAATGATAACTTTAAATTTGTCGCTAATATTACTCAATAAATGGCGCCAACTCATTTTTTGGTGGGAAACTTTAGTGGACGAAACTTAGCTACTAAAAGTATGTAGTTCATGTATTTAAAGACGAATTATATTTTTTGTCATAAAAAATGAACAATTAATGACGAATTTTGTGTTGTAGCTAATAATTTCGTAGCTAAATATCACATTTGTTGTAGTGTTTAGTAATTAAGTATGTCATATATTCTTTCTTTTGTCTTCTTTACTATATCTAAAGTCTTTTTTTCCTATCCGGTATTCGATACTTTTTGCAGGTCTGATTAATTAGAACTCGTGTTGCACAAGACTCATTAAAAAGGGAAGCGTTCCTTACCAGAATTTTTTTCACGTCATATCTCGAATCCGAAACTTTTGATTAAAGATAAAAGAAATTCTATGATACTATCTAAATACTTTATCATCAAAGGAGAGAATAAAGTGAGTAAGTAAGCAAACTAATTTACGTAATTCTTGAATACCAGCTAATTAGCCCATTGTATTACTCCTGTAAAAGTAAGAGAATCTCCTCCTTCTAGCTCCTTCAAGAAGCTCAAATTCTGTCTATTTGCATTATTAAATAGTCCACAAACCCCACAATCACATAGTCATATAAATATATAGAAACATATATAGCTATTAGCTCGTGAaaaatcagaagaagaacaaaaaaaagagagagaaaataaaagaaagaaacgaCAATAAGAAGAATGGGAAAAGCAAGATTAGTAGGAATTGGAATGGATTTTTCAGCAACAAGCAGAGCAGCATTAAAATGGGCAATTGATAATCTTATAGAAGAAGATGATCAGATTATCATTATTCATGTTGCTTCTCCCAAAGCTGATCCTCCTAATAAGCAACTCTTTGAAGACACTGGTTCCCGTATGTTAATTACTTCCCTAATTTGTTATTAATTATTCTTTACAGTATTTAACTTATATGCGTtgatagtgtaaatatttctCTTACTATTAGTATCTTTTACTAACAGTATAGTAAGTTATATGgcataactggtaaagttgctgtcaTGTGATTAGGagatcacgggttcgagccgtcgAAATAGTCTTTACAGAAATGTAAGGTTAGACTGCGTACGATAAACCCTTGTGGTACGGCTCTTCTCTGGACCCCACATATAGTGGGAGTTTAGTGCACCGGACTGTCCTTTATAGTAAGTTATATACTTCATTTTGAAGTCATTAAATTAGAAAAAGAGGTGTGACTTGCGAGAGATTGGCGTTTTGAGGAGCGGTAGGGGTAGGCCATAGAAGTATCGGGGAAATGTGATTAGGTAACATGACAATGCTTCAGTTTATTAAAgatatgacccttgataggatgGTGTGTAGGTGGAGAATTAAGGTAGAGTGTTAATAGATAGTGAAGCGCTTTTCTTTTCAGTACCATTAGTATTAGTGTAGTCTTGTATTTTCTTATTCATAGATTTCTATTATTACTTGTTGTTTCTTTCTCTTTGTTTTTtttactatcttgttgttgttactgtttgTTGCTAGtgatccttctttttttttttttttaatcttttcttGAGACGATAGTTTATTGGAAACAACGATCTACTTTCTGAAGGTAGGGTCCCAAACACCACATATGAAATTATACTGGGTTAGTTATTATTGTAAATTAGAAAACTTATTGTCGTTGATCATCTTAAATGGATACATGGTCTAATTAAAAGAATTTATGCATTGTTGTAAAAAAGTTAAAACATTTTTTTGTCATGTTTAGATGGTTTATAATTTTATTGATGTATTTATTCATCTTTTGCACAGCTTCGATACCTTTAGATGAATTTAGAGAGATTAATGTGTCTAAGCATTATGGACTAAACCCTGATAAAGAGGTTCTTAATATGCTTGACACTGTTTCCAAGGTTAAGAAGGTATACTTTTATATTTTTTcctctaataaattttattattcTGGAAAGGGTTTTCTAGTTATTTtgcaaataaatttttttttttttgaaaaaaaaataggtGACAGTGGTGGCAAAGGTGTATTGGGGAGATGCGAGGGAGAGGCTTTGTGATGCTGTGGATCATCTCAAGCTTGATACTCTTGTGATTGGAAGCAGAGGTTTAGGAGTCCTTAAAAGGTAAAATTCATCTTTTAATTACGTttcaagtgatttaaataaattttaaattgatATTTGATTATTTCTAGTCTAGAAAATTGTCATTTGTCCCTTTTTCAGAATCCATCTTAACATTTTTTTGTGTGGTGTACAACTAATTACATGTACTTAAACAGTACCCTCGAAAATGAGGCAGACCTTAATAgagaaatgataaaaaaaaaattatcatgaAAAAGTTGATTATCATAACAGAATGGGGCTAAATTTACAATTTGACATATTTTCAGGGTGTTACTTGGAAGTGTGAGCAAGTACCTGGTGCGTAATGCATCTTGTCCCGTCACCGTTGTGAAGGGCAATCCTCACTCATGTTTGTCGAAGATTTGtcgaaaataatttctttaacttcatatatacatatatatataaatataaggaTAAAGTCTGTATATGCATAATCATTTTCAGATCCACTTATAAAATTATACTAAATATATTATTGGTGCAGTACTTTACCACTTGTCTGttttttttgtgtattttgttgggttgtgaatCACATTCTTAGATATTATGTGGTTTGTGTTTGAGAGTGATGAATGAGATGGTTGTGGGGCAGTATCATATTTCAAGATTATATTCATGCTTCCATTTTCATGAACTGTTGTCTAATCATTTGTCTAAATCCAAAGGCTTAATTTGAATTGCAAAAGACATCCAAGTTTTGATCtaataattgaatttaaaatttaatataatAATATTCTTAATACAAATATATTGGTTTTTCTACCTCCGtccatgtatatgtatataatatttgaatataAAGGATTAAACTAGACCTCAGGCACTCACAACTTTTTTCTATATCACATGCATGATAAATATCCTCATATTAAGTACTTAAGAAAATTAACATTAATAATACAAAGTAGTCCAAAATCAACCAATATTTCACTAGCAATAAATAGCTAGCTCCTCATACTCAAAAAACCCAACAATTCAAATATAAAAACAAGCAGTACCACTGCTAGTAGTTATAAATCATCATATTAATTATAAACATATTTTGTTAAATTAAATTAACAAACTCCGTTagtcttcttcttcttatcagcAACAAATTTCTTCCATGCAGTAGTAATCTCAAGCTGCACTTCTCTATCTGTTTTCTTATGCACGCCGCTGCCATTCGCCTCGGCCACGGCTAGCTTAGCGTTGACCCTCGCCGGAAGTGTGTCTAGCTCGTGGAGGACTTTTTCAATGTCTATTACCTGTTGAATCGGAAAAATATTAATGAAAAACACAAAAGGATTGAACGCAAATAGCCTTTGTAcattaattatacatatattattcaTCCcgtggctatttttagtttaagtggttggCTGAGCTGGTATTACGGTTTAATTCTTCGGGTAAATATAACAAGTGACAAGTCTTTCGAATTTCTATGCTAATGAAATAGTGGAGAGTTTTGGTTAGTAAAGCATGGCATATTTCAAGTTTAAGTAcataatttggaaagaaaaaagtGTTTTTGGAGGAGAAGCAAAAAGATATTTTGATAATAGATGCAAGACAAGaagatttgttttttcttttgcaTGTAAAGAATCAATTTATATGGAAGAAAAAACTTGTAAACGAAATTGCTATAGGATTGAACACTGGTAGCTATAATAAATATGACAAGTCTATCGAATTTTTGTACTAATAAAATAGGGGAGAAATTTTGGTTACGAAATCAAGACATATTTTAGGTTTTTAAGAACAAAATACTTGTAAGTTGTGAAAACAGTCATTAATACTTGTATTAAGGTAGACTGTTACATCAAACCCTTTGGGTACAACCCCTTCTCCGGACCTTTTGTAATTGTGGAATATCTTGTACACTAGTCTCTTCTttaagaagagaaagagaattGGGAGAGAAAGGAGTGTTTTTGGAGGAAAAGAGAAAAGATATTTTAATAATAGATTACTTTTTTCCGTTTGTATGTTATAACGCTAGAAAAGAAACTCGTAAATGGTTAAATATAAGTAGTTACTTTAAATGAAAGGGTTACATATAGTCTAACCTCAACTTATTTGTAATTGAGGCGTAATTATACTTACCAGTCGCTCGGCGAGTGTACGGGAGAAATCTTCTCTAATGACAACTCTGAGAACTGTGACATGTTGAGCATTTGGTGGCATAGTATATGCAGGAATAATCCATCCAAATCTTCTAAGAGTTTCAGAAATTTCGAACTCATTGTGTTGACTGTTGTCTTTAAGAGAGAAAGCTACTAATGGAACTCCAATTTCTTTGGATATTATGTTGAATCTTCCACTTTTTTCAAGTCCTTCTCTTAGTACCCTTGCATTTTCTTGACAATTCTCCATAACATTCTTGTAACCCTGTTTTAACATGGTAATTTCAGATTGTAAAGACTACTATCACAATCTTAAGTATATTTAAAGTGTGTAATTTGTGGGGAAAAAAAATACTATTATATATTTTTAGAGTTCAAGTTTCTTATATCAGGTCACTCAAAAGATATCTATAGACAAGACTCCGTAAAATGTGAGATTTGTAATCTTGAAATTAAGACGGTTACCTGATATAACAGGTAAAAGTGATATAATAGTGTAAAAATTACTTAGAATAATGATGTATATATTTTAAACTCCTATTTTTATGCAATTGATAGTTGATTAAATTGTATTGATAAAACTTAGAAGTAATGGTAGCAATTGCCTCCCCATGGCTTCACTGAGAATAACAAAATTAATCTTGACTCACCTCAAAACCCAAGCGAATAAGTTGGTAATATTGAGCAATTACTTGGCTAGAACCTGCATTACAATAGCAAAATATGATTAAATTCGTAAGGCTAGTGATGTAACTCAAGTGGTATTTTTCAAagttacaaatatatatatatatatatatatatatatatatatatatatatctagctAATTGGAGCATCATATGTTTTATGATAGTAAAGGGAGCTCGGTACATAAAGCATCACGCATTCACATAGGGTTTGCGGAAGAACGATACCCCAAGGAGTGTGATGTAAACAACATACCCTAATACAAGCATTAGCGACTGCTTACAttgctcgaacccgtgacctataagtcacaggggagacaactttaccgttgctctaaAGTTCCCCTTCAGAAAAAGAGAATTGACATCATTCGGACTCGATTTTTGACGAGTTATGAATTTGATGGCAAGTTCAGAACTCATTAACCTCAAATCCCGACTCGTCTatgattatacatatatttaagGACTTGTAATGAAGGAATTATACCTTTAGAGAAGTTGAGAGTGAAAGTAGGTTGATCAGCACCAAGATAATTAATGTGGAAGATAAGTTCGTCAGGTAAGTCTTCCTTATTCCTCCAAATGGCCCAACCAATACCAGCATAAACAAGACCATATTTGTGACCACTCACGTTAATACTCTTCACCAATGGCAATCTAAAGTCCCATTCAAGCTCTGGATAAAGGAATGGTGCAATAAATCCACCACTTGCTGCATCCACATGAATTGGAGTGTCCCACCTGTTACCAGTTATCAACCATAtattatgatatttatatatataaaaaaacagCTCGGTGCATAAAGTATCCCTCATTCATGCAGCGTCTAGGGAGGGCCGCACCACAAAGGGTGTGATATAGACAGTCTAGCTTAATACAGATATTAGTGGCTGCTTTCATGGCTCGAACTCGTAACCTATAGGTCATACGTAGGTCATACGGAGACAACTATACCGTTGCTCCAAGACTCCCCTTCCATTATGATATTTATACAAAGAGCAAGAAAAAAAGACATTTACACAAATACGTATAAGATTTCGTAGAAGTGAATTCGAAACTTTAAGTTTATgactacaacaacaacccagtataatcccactagtggggtatggggatggaagtttgtacgcagaccttacccctaccctgggatagagaggctgtttccgatagaccctcggctccctctctccaagaactccccaccttactcttagggtcttggttggaagtggagggtgctcaccactaaagCAACCCACTAAATTATAATTTGTACATAATcccctattttctttttaataatgTTAGAAGACGACATACGCTGATAGTTAGATGCATACGATTGATATACTATTGAAGAGAATATACTCTTCTAAGGTTACTTAAGCAACTTTAGTGCGAACCAGAATGGTCGGAATTATTCGATGTTGTTCGTTTGTCGCTATAACTTAACAACCAAAAAGCTCTGCGAAATCGTGACTTACCCGGTTTCTTTGTTCTTCTCAATCAAGAGGTCATTCAAGCGCTTAACATCTTCAAATTCACCATTGAGTGTGGAACCCAAGATAGCAGCTACACAAATTGTGTTCTCATCCACCATTTCCACAGCTTTCTCAGGGTCCATCACATAGTATCCATCACTCAATTTTACTTCTTTCAACTCCACTTCAAAATACCTTGCAAATTTCTCCCAACACACCTGTTAAAATTACTAATTAGCACTCTCTCAACTCCTAAATTTTGGAAACAAATCCATGTATTTTATAGAGTTTAACTTCTCTACACGACATGTGCAAGGAAAATTTTACATTATCAAGTAAATTAAAAGATAAATACAGGTAACGCAGTCCATAAAAAATCGAATTAGTAGCCTAGAAAGTAAGATATGTTACCTATCACAACATATTAAAATATACTTATGGTAACAAAAATTCTTCATACTGCCAATGTATATAATAAAgtttgaagaattaacctaatTAGCTGGTCACCCAGCCGCTTGAACTGAAGATAGCATCGCATgtaaaatatatatgtataatatttgtataaatgtgtataattaatatataatcttTGTATACCAACTAAGAAGGTAAAGAATGAATACGATCGGCTATATGTGTAAAGATCATGATAGGCTAAGATTGGGCAAGATACAAAATTGGCCGGTCGGCTGAAACTAATTGCATTTACTAAAGATGTATATAAAACACATACCAAAAAATATATTTCGTCGGTTATTATTTTTTGAGAGcggctaaaaatatacatttatcTTACCTGGACATTGGCACCAGTGACAATATTGGGCTTGTCACAGGGCTTGCCTTGGGCTTTCATTTTATTTTGCCATTTTCTCTTGAAAGCTAATCCAGCAAGCATAATAGCCTCAGAGGATCCAACAGTTCCAACTCCAACTGCAGTCTCTCCATCTCCAAGTGGTGCGTTAAACAAATGAGCTATCATGTTTACACATCGATTctgcaaaataaataaaaaaataaaaagattaaaAATTATGTAATTCTGACAAATTAAATGTATTCTTAGTTTGTCGATATAATTTTCGATTTTAAGTTATATACAAGTCTGTGTAAAGAATTTTTTCATTATCACGATCACTCAGACTCTCAAAGAATATTTGTAGGTAAGTGTGAAATTTGCAATCTAAAAATAGGTCAAGATACTTGCTACAACATATAAATCTGGCCTAAAGGTGTAACATTTTTTTTTCTACATTGATGATATATATAACTTATTAAAATAATAATGTTATTAAACAATTCTGGCTTGAAGTGTAGTTTTTTTTTTAACACTGATGATGAATATATAACTTAACTTAAGATAATAATGTTATTAAACAATTTATGAGTTTACATAATATGTAAAGGGGATAAGATCACAAGTGGTAGAAAGTCCTATGCTATAATAACAAAGAATGAAGGATAAAATGGTAATAAAAAAAATCTGTTTAGGAAAATTGTGGCATATGGTCATTCGTTCACTTTACTTTGAAAATCCCCTAAAAATTTATGCATTAAGTAGTGAGGAGAAACAAATTCAAATAGCTCGAAAACGACCTTAAACTTCAtacaataatattttaatttaaataaatcaACTGTCAAATTAGAGAAAGTAACTGCTTATTAGTAATATATCTTGAGACGACTGTAATGCTTCTAGAATATTcccttttaaagaaaaaaaatgaaaacccTAAACTTCAACTTTGgtactttaaaataaaaattaaaataaaacgaCTAGAAATCGCCTACGAAAATAAGTAAAATTTAATTTAAACTTGCTTTTAGAAAACTAATATTATAACCCAAAGAAGAAGAGCAAAAGCCATCGTATATGTCGTTAgagtaaaacaacaacaacaatccagtataattccactagtggggtctggggagggtagtgtgtacgcaaaccttacccctaccctaaggtagagaggctgtttccaatagaccctcggcattcttccctccaagaactccccaccttgctcttggggtaactcgaactcacaaccttttggttggaagtggaggatacttaccatcagagcaacccaccttgtctaaTGTCGGTAGAGTAAAACATAAGAAGGAAAAAAACATCATTATTCCATTACCCCACAAATTGTCCATTTTAAGGGATGTCCCGATCTGAAAAATTGAGATAATAGTaatttttttctcaaaaatggAGAAAAATAAGTACAACTCTCTCTATGGTCCCCTCCCCACACAAAACCCACCCCCACCAAAAAAAAAAGGGAGGAACAAGTCCAACCATCTTTGtcctttttgttatttttttaatcTGCGGGTGCTTATTATTTTTGTCACAAAATTTAAATTTAGATGTGAAAACCATTactaatatttaataaaaaataatttaaacacATTATTTAAAGTACAATAAATTTAGTGTtaacaattttaaaattaatttaaaattcgaATCCGTTTCTACTCTTAAGAATTGATCATATACTTAAGTGGAAGAGGGAGTTGGTCCATATCTTTCTTTTTCCTCTTTCTAAACCTAAGCcttttttgtttttaatatttgaaaaatatgtagGAGCTGATAGTAGACACGAAAAGACTTGGTATTAAAACTTACTATTAAAAAGTATCGAGATCGAAGATTATGGAGCATTTATTTAAAGCATTCCAAGATCTAGGGATCCACATTTATGTTTGTTTTTTCCTTAGTTTTTAATCAatgtttattttatattttttggggGAGAGGGTGTAACTTTTACTGTTTTACACTATCAAGTATCAATGGTCGAAAAGATTAGCGAAGTTTATGCTATAGTAAAGTGAAAGATCGTTTACTAAAGTAGAAAAAAGACAGGTGCTATGGGACGGGCGAGGTGCAATAGATGTTTATTATATGGTACAAGTTTTACTTTACACTATTGACGACAAGATACCCGTCTTAAAAAATACTAATAATTTTActatattatcattatttaatatatattaaaaatgaaTTGGAGTACTAATAACTTATATATATGGcatgtctctttttttttttgggaaggGTTGCTTGGAAGAAGAGTGCGCATTGAGTAAAACACTGAACATGTTCGGTCGAGGTCGAATCTAGTAGATTTTATTTAAACCTTATATTTAGGTTAAAAAATCGGTTGAACatttataaattgttaactagaacGCAATAACTtacaaataataacaacaacaacaatccgatATAATCTCACTAATGAATCTGAGAGGAGTAGTGTGTaggcagactttacccctaccctgggatagagaggctgtttcgaATAGACTCTCGGCTCTCTCCCTAAAAAAATTCCCATATTACTATTGGgatgactcaaactcacaacctcttgattggaagtgaaGGTGCTCATGCAATCAACTATTGTCATTGAAATCCAagctattttatttatattacttATAAgaggacaacaacaacaacaacaacccagtataatctcactagtggggtctggggagggtagtgtgtacacagaccttacccctactctggggtagagaggctgtttccaatagaccctcggcatccttccgtCCAAAAAttctcaccttgctcttggggtgactcaacCTCAcatctcttggttggaagtggagggagGATGTGAATTGCATTATTGCATGTGTTGGAACAAAAAAGGAAGAAGACGTGGGCCTAAGATGCTTGAGTACCACTTAAATTTGCCCATATTTTATTCTCCTACGCTACACTTAAAAGTCGAAAAGACGTTGATATTTTTGTGGACATTTTACTGTTCCACACACTAATGTCTAAACGACCACTTTGTATCGTTGAATTTGTGAGAAGTTTCATTTAAGAAATGAATAAATTCCATAATAAACCTAACAGtactatttttcttcttttgtggCAAAAGTCACTACAAGGCATTCTACTATTATTACCAAA
This sequence is a window from Nicotiana tomentosiformis chromosome 5, ASM39032v3, whole genome shotgun sequence. Protein-coding genes within it:
- the LOC104121150 gene encoding universal stress protein PHOS34-like — its product is MGKARLVGIGMDFSATSRAALKWAIDNLIEEDDQIIIIHVASPKADPPNKQLFEDTGSPSIPLDEFREINVSKHYGLNPDKEVLNMLDTVSKVKKVTVVAKVYWGDARERLCDAVDHLKLDTLVIGSRGLGVLKRVLLGSVSKYLVRNASCPVTVVKGNPHSCLSKICRK
- the LOC104121151 gene encoding glutamate decarboxylase, producing the protein MVLSKTASESDVSIHSTFASRYVRTSLPRFKMPENSIPKEAAYQIINDELMLDGNPRLNLASFVTTWMEPECNKLMMDSINKNYVDMDEYPVTTELQNRCVNMIAHLFNAPLGDGETAVGVGTVGSSEAIMLAGLAFKRKWQNKMKAQGKPCDKPNIVTGANVQVCWEKFARYFEVELKEVKLSDGYYVMDPEKAVEMVDENTICVAAILGSTLNGEFEDVKRLNDLLIEKNKETGWDTPIHVDAASGGFIAPFLYPELEWDFRLPLVKSINVSGHKYGLVYAGIGWAIWRNKEDLPDELIFHINYLGADQPTFTLNFSKGSSQVIAQYYQLIRLGFEGYKNVMENCQENARVLREGLEKSGRFNIISKEIGVPLVAFSLKDNSQHNEFEISETLRRFGWIIPAYTMPPNAQHVTVLRVVIREDFSRTLAERLVIDIEKVLHELDTLPARVNAKLAVAEANGSGVHKKTDREVQLEITTAWKKFVADKKKKTNGVC